One segment of Aquimarina sp. BL5 DNA contains the following:
- a CDS encoding restriction endonuclease PLD domain-containing protein, whose product MHTNIQKYGGDFRNVLDKEFKTSNNITVASGYASLDVINAFEKPFIEIAKKGGTSRLLLGMAFYEGLGQKKLIAVTKLNDALKAYDNNSGVFVTNGRRYHGKVYQFDKDVTSNIYVGSSNFSASGTKGNIECTVPILDDNQKVNLIAFLNDLYSPSYSISIDQADITVPGKKKIVLDKVERLWTSLKTYDSSSISLEKLPKFIFPLDRVAEKEKSNLNVYFGKGRENKKTGKIKPRPWYEIELIANNDLNSQTFYPKGDFLAYTDDGLIIPMRTQGDYFKNIRSKDSLQVFGIWLKGKLEKSGVLKKYEPVTLETLEEYGSDKLTFYKFEEGKYYMAF is encoded by the coding sequence ATGCACACTAATATTCAAAAATATGGAGGCGATTTTCGGAATGTTTTAGATAAAGAATTTAAGACGTCAAATAATATTACTGTTGCATCAGGCTACGCTTCACTTGACGTAATTAATGCTTTTGAAAAACCGTTTATTGAAATTGCCAAAAAAGGTGGTACATCGAGACTGCTATTAGGTATGGCATTTTATGAGGGTTTAGGTCAAAAAAAGCTAATCGCAGTAACAAAATTGAATGATGCTTTAAAAGCTTACGATAACAATTCAGGTGTATTCGTAACTAATGGCAGAAGATACCACGGTAAAGTATATCAATTCGATAAAGATGTTACGTCAAATATTTATGTTGGTTCATCAAATTTTTCTGCAAGTGGTACTAAAGGAAATATAGAATGTACAGTCCCAATTTTAGATGACAATCAAAAAGTAAATCTAATTGCATTTTTGAATGACCTTTACTCACCTTCCTACTCTATCTCAATAGACCAAGCTGATATAACAGTTCCTGGTAAAAAGAAAATTGTTCTTGATAAAGTAGAGAGGCTTTGGACCAGTCTAAAAACTTATGATTCTTCATCAATTTCTTTAGAAAAACTACCAAAATTTATTTTCCCATTAGACAGAGTTGCTGAAAAGGAAAAATCAAACCTGAATGTTTATTTTGGAAAAGGAAGAGAAAACAAAAAAACTGGGAAAATTAAACCAAGACCTTGGTATGAAATAGAACTTATTGCAAATAATGATTTGAATTCTCAAACCTTTTATCCTAAAGGCGATTTTCTTGCTTATACCGATGATGGTTTAATAATTCCTATGAGAACTCAAGGAGATTATTTTAAAAATATCCGTTCAAAAGATAGTTTACAGGTTTTTGGAATATGGCTAAAGGGAAAATTAGAAAAAAGCGGAGTTTTAAAAAAATATGAACCTGTGACATTGGAAACTTTAGAGGAATATGGAAGTGACAAGTTGACTTTTTACAAATTTGAAGAGGGGAAATATTATATGGCTTTCTGA
- a CDS encoding DNA cytosine methyltransferase, which produces MSTDIENVNIVKEPQLRIYSPPIEKLKEQSKEKIDVISLFSGCGGMDLGFDKAGFNIKWANDIEQRACETYAKNIGDHIVCGDITQLDYSKIPDADLILGGFPCQDFSMIWKRGGITTDRGNLYQNFVEIVSQKQPLMFVAENVKGILTANKKKAIKTIIKDFSETGDHGYNTTAYLVNFAEYGVAQLRQRVLIIGVRKDLDTFFDIPAPTNDADNYLSAKEALKGVKKVKHNNEHQNIQAGTIEKLKLIPPGGNFTDIPKDSPHYVKGMISHVYRRLHPNKPSTTIIAAGGGGTWGYHYDEPRPLTNRERARLFGYPDDFVFEGTITEVRKQIGNSVPPSGIYPFAKQIKTFLENIKVNAH; this is translated from the coding sequence ATGAGTACAGATATAGAAAATGTAAACATTGTCAAGGAACCACAGTTAAGGATATATTCACCACCAATTGAAAAATTAAAAGAGCAATCGAAAGAAAAAATTGATGTCATTTCACTTTTTTCAGGTTGTGGCGGAATGGATTTAGGTTTTGACAAAGCTGGTTTCAATATAAAATGGGCAAATGATATTGAACAAAGAGCTTGCGAAACTTATGCTAAAAACATTGGAGACCATATTGTTTGTGGAGATATTACTCAATTAGATTATTCTAAAATACCAGATGCAGATTTGATTCTTGGCGGTTTCCCTTGTCAAGATTTTTCTATGATTTGGAAAAGAGGCGGAATAACAACAGACAGAGGTAATTTATATCAAAATTTTGTTGAAATAGTTTCTCAAAAGCAACCTTTAATGTTTGTTGCAGAAAATGTAAAAGGAATTTTAACTGCGAATAAGAAAAAAGCCATAAAGACAATAATTAAAGACTTTTCAGAAACAGGAGATCACGGTTATAATACAACTGCATATTTAGTGAATTTCGCAGAGTATGGAGTAGCTCAACTTCGTCAAAGAGTTTTGATTATTGGAGTAAGAAAAGATTTAGATACATTTTTTGACATTCCTGCACCAACAAATGACGCTGACAATTATTTATCTGCCAAAGAAGCCTTAAAAGGGGTGAAAAAAGTAAAACATAACAATGAGCATCAAAACATACAGGCTGGTACTATTGAAAAACTAAAGTTAATTCCACCAGGAGGCAATTTTACTGACATACCAAAAGACTCACCACATTATGTAAAAGGAATGATTTCTCACGTTTATCGCAGGCTTCATCCTAACAAACCATCAACGACCATTATTGCAGCCGGTGGTGGCGGAACTTGGGGATATCATTATGATGAACCAAGGCCATTAACAAACAGAGAAAGAGCAAGGTTATTTGGTTATCCAGACGATTTTGTATTTGAGGGTACTATTACAGAAGTGAGAAAACAAATTGGAAATTCTGTTCCACCTTCAGGTATTTATCCTTTTGCAAAACAGATTAAAACATTTTTAGAAAACATCAAGGTTAATGCACACTAA
- a CDS encoding helix-turn-helix domain-containing protein yields METIGEILRNQRQALGLLLRQVSAYVDIDQAILSKIERNERKPTKEMLDKLAEILTLDKDELLVQFMSDKIAYEIAGEDCANKVLKVAEKKVKYLKSHPIKN; encoded by the coding sequence ATGGAAACAATCGGAGAAATTTTACGCAATCAAAGACAAGCGCTTGGACTTCTTTTAAGACAAGTTTCTGCCTATGTTGATATCGACCAAGCTATATTGAGTAAAATCGAAAGAAACGAACGAAAACCGACAAAAGAAATGTTGGATAAACTTGCTGAAATACTAACACTCGATAAAGATGAGTTATTAGTCCAATTTATGAGTGACAAAATTGCCTATGAAATAGCAGGTGAAGATTGTGCAAACAAAGTTCTAAAAGTAGCCGAAAAAAAAGTTAAATATTTGAAATCACATCCAATTAAAAACTAA
- the xerA gene encoding site-specific tyrosine recombinase/integron integrase gives MKHISKNITLKHLMIDQQKMIGLQFYPDKVIQALIKELPNPRWSHRFKMPYIINNQKNIDLIFEKFRGVAWLNCNYFYSDKVINHSNPIANLQSLKNRRLANTYRVCPEEYLQKLLLKRYSQNTVRSYVNAFEAFINYYTDIELLSIGELEIRRYLRKLISEKKSNSYVNLAINSIKFYYEIVLNMPNRFYAIERPRKQQKLPIVLCKEEILSIINNTNNLKHKCIVSLLYSAGLRRAELLNLKISDIDSKRMVIRVVHAKGNKDRYTLLSTNVLKDLRNYFKQYQPKHFLFEGPKGNPYSASSVKAIIEKAAKKSKITKRITPHTLRHSFATHLLENGTDLRYIQSLLGHSSSKTTEIYTHVATNTFRMIKNPLDL, from the coding sequence ATGAAACATATAAGTAAAAATATCACTCTAAAGCACTTAATGATCGATCAACAAAAAATGATTGGTTTGCAGTTCTATCCTGATAAAGTTATTCAGGCTTTAATCAAAGAATTACCCAATCCTAGATGGAGTCATCGTTTCAAAATGCCTTATATTATTAATAATCAAAAAAACATAGATTTAATTTTTGAGAAGTTTAGAGGTGTGGCTTGGCTCAATTGTAATTATTTTTATAGCGATAAGGTTATTAACCATTCTAACCCAATTGCTAATCTTCAATCACTTAAGAATAGAAGGTTAGCAAACACCTACAGAGTTTGTCCTGAAGAATATTTGCAAAAACTATTATTAAAGCGTTATTCTCAAAATACGGTAAGATCTTATGTGAATGCTTTTGAAGCTTTTATAAATTATTATACAGATATTGAACTTTTAAGCATTGGTGAGCTAGAAATAAGAAGGTATCTTAGAAAATTAATAAGTGAAAAAAAATCAAATTCTTATGTCAATCTAGCCATTAATAGTATAAAGTTTTATTACGAGATTGTTCTTAACATGCCAAACAGGTTTTATGCCATAGAACGACCTAGAAAACAGCAAAAACTTCCTATTGTATTATGCAAAGAGGAAATCTTATCCATCATCAATAATACAAATAACCTAAAACACAAATGTATTGTTAGTCTATTATATTCTGCTGGATTACGAAGAGCTGAGTTACTCAATTTAAAAATATCAGATATCGATAGCAAGCGAATGGTAATCAGGGTTGTCCACGCAAAAGGTAACAAAGACAGGTATACATTATTATCTACCAATGTATTAAAAGATTTAAGGAATTATTTCAAGCAATACCAACCTAAACATTTTTTATTTGAAGGGCCAAAAGGAAATCCATACAGTGCAAGCAGTGTAAAAGCAATCATAGAAAAAGCAGCCAAAAAATCTAAAATTACAAAGAGAATTACCCCTCATACGCTAAGGCACAGTTTTGCTACACATTTACTAGAGAACGGAACCGATCTTCGTTATATACAATCATTATTGGGTCATAGCTCTAGTAAAACAACTGAAATTTACACCCACGTTGCTACAAATACTTTTAGAATGATTAAAAATCCCCTAGATTTGTAA